The Gordonia mangrovi genome includes the window CGGGCGTTGTTCCTGGGGCAGTGGGGGCTGCGCGGGGTGCGCGGCGGCGACGGTCCGTCCTACGAGGAACTTGTCGAGTCCGAGGGTCGCCCTCGGCTGCGCTACTGGATCGATCGGCTGTCGACCGAGGGGATTCTGCAACATGCCGCGGTCGTCTACGGGTACTTCCCGGCCGTCAGCGACGGCGACACGGTGCACGTGTTGACCGAGCCGCGCGCGGATGCGCCGGTGCGTCACAGTTTCACCTTCCCGCGCCAGCAACGCCCCCGGTTCCTGTGTGTGGCCGACTTCATCCGGTCCCGCGAGGACTGCGTGGCGGCCGGCCACGTGGATGTGTTGCCATTCCAGTTGGTCACGATGGGACAGCCGATCGCCGACTTCGCCAACAAGCTGTTCGCCGACGACGCCTACCGCGACTACCTCGAGGTGCACGGCATCGGCGTGCAGCTGACCGAGGCGCTGGCCGAATACTGGCATCAGCGGGTACGTGGTGAGTTGACGGTGGGCGGTGCCTCGTTCGCGGGCGAGGACCCCGACGATGCGCAGGGCTTCTTCGATCTCGAATACCGCGGTGCCCGTTTCTCCTTCGGCTACGGCGCCTGCCCCGATCTGGAGGATCGGGCGAAGATGATCGACCTGCTCGAACCGGGCCGTATCGGTGTCGAGCTGTCGGAGGAACTGCAGCTGCATCCCGAGCAGTCGACCGACGCCTTCGTGCTGCATCACCCGGAGGCCAAGTACTTCAACACGTGAGGCACGTCATCCGAGATCGCCCAGCGCGACGGAGATCGGGCAGCGCGTGCGGACGGGTCAGCCGAGAATCAGCCGGCGATACACCTGGCCATGTGGATGCCGGGTCAAGGCCTCGGGATCGATGAAGGACACCGTGGCCCAGATGTCGCACCAGACGAGATCGGGTCCGGTGACGGTCACCGAGCCCGGATGGTCGACGGTGCCGCCATCGCGCGGGTCGACGATGTGGGCGCCGCGGGCACTGGCGCCCGAGGTCGCCACGGCACCGTCGACCACCTCCACGGTTGCGGCGACAGTGTGCGGGTCGGCGGGGTCCTGAATGCCGATCCGCCACGGTTGGGCCGGAGTCCGCGGCCCCCGGCCGCACAGGATGTCGCCGCCGGCGTTGATCGAGAACGATGCTCCCGGTACGTGCCGGAGGTGACGAGCCGCCACCGTCACCGCCCAGCCCTTGACGAGCCCGGTCGGATCCCAACCACGTGATCCGTCGGGACCGATCAGGTCTGTGGTGAACAGTCCATCGGTCGTCTCGGCGGCCGACACACACCAGTCGGCGACTTCGTCGCGCCACGGATCGCACACGGCGGTCTCGGTGCCCGCGCGCGCGAGCATGAGCGCACTGTTCGGATTCCAGGTACTGAACAGGTCATCGGCCCGACGTAGATCTGCGAACGCGGTGGCAACAGCCGCTTCGACATCGGTGCGCCGGGGATCGTCGGCGCGCACGTGGACGGAGATCGGCATACCCATGATGTGTTCGACCCAGGCCCGGGTGGTGGGCGCGGCGTCGTGATGCCGGGCCGAAACCGCATTTGGTGAGATCGTGGTCATGACTGACGTGCCTGGTCGATGGCCTCCTGCAGGCTCTGGATGTAGCCCTGAGAGGTGACGGTGGCTCCGGAGACCATGTCGATCTGCGCGCTCTGCGCCGACGTCGTCTCCTCGATGAGGATCGGTAGCGCCTGTTGGTTGATCTCCACGTCGCGGTGATTGTTCACCGGATACACCGGCACCGTCACGTCGGTGATCGTGCCGTCGGCGACGACGATCTGTACCTGCACCGGACCCCAGCGGGTGTCGACGGCAGAGCCGGTGAAGGTGCCGTCCGACAGCGACGAGCCGGTCGAATCGGTGGTCGTCTGTGAATCGGTCTCATCAGAGCCGATCTGAGGGTCGGGTCCGGACGCCGACGCGGCGCCGGCGGACGATGTCGGGGCTGGGGCGCTGCGCTCCAGAGCGACCGGGGGAGTGGTGGTTTCGCCGGTGGACGTGTGGTAGCTGAACAGCAGCACCACGATCGTGATCGTTGTCAGTAGCCAGAAGGTGATGCGTCGCATGGTCTCTCAGATCTCGAAGTATTCGCAGTGCAGGGAATCCGGCGCTGCTCCGGCCTGTCGCGCGGCCGAGCGCACCGCGGCCATCCACTCCGGGGGACCGCAGATGTAGACGTCGCGCTCGGCGATGTCGGGGCAGAGATGGCGCAGGGCTTGCGCATCGCCCCAGTTCGCCGCGCGCGCCGGGAGCCAGCTTGCGCGTTCGGTGTTGCGATGACCGTCCACGGTCACATAGCCGGCACCGCGGCGGTGTGCCAGTGCACCCAGTTCGTTGTGCAGGACGGCGCGGTCGGCGCGACGCGTGCGATAGATCACGGTGATGTCGCCCGGGTCGGCCTCGAGTCCCTCGAGGAGCGCGCGGATGGGGGCGATTCCGATGCCGGCGCCCATCAGCAGCGCCTTGCGGTGGCGGCGCACTCCGGGGTGCAATCGGCCGTAGGGTCCTTCGACGAGGACCCGCGTGCCGGGGCGCACCGTGGTCAGTTCGCGGGTGCCGTCGCCGACGATCTCGGCGGTGAAGCGCAGGGTGTGTGCGGTGGGTGCTGCCGAGAGCGAGAACGGATGCGCGCGACTTGCACCAGACGGCGTGCACAACCGCCACCAGAAGAACTGCCCCGGCTGTGCCCGTAGCGACCCGACGCGCGGTCCGTGGACGGTCACCGTCAGCGTGGTCGGTCCTTCCCACCGCACCCCGGCCACTCGCAGGTGGCTGCGCATCGAGCG containing:
- a CDS encoding FAD:protein FMN transferase, coding for MTTISPNAVSARHHDAAPTTRAWVEHIMGMPISVHVRADDPRRTDVEAAVATAFADLRRADDLFSTWNPNSALMLARAGTETAVCDPWRDEVADWCVSAAETTDGLFTTDLIGPDGSRGWDPTGLVKGWAVTVAARHLRHVPGASFSINAGGDILCGRGPRTPAQPWRIGIQDPADPHTVAATVEVVDGAVATSGASARGAHIVDPRDGGTVDHPGSVTVTGPDLVWCDIWATVSFIDPEALTRHPHGQVYRRLILG
- a CDS encoding FMN-binding protein produces the protein MRRITFWLLTTITIVVLLFSYHTSTGETTTPPVALERSAPAPTSSAGAASASGPDPQIGSDETDSQTTTDSTGSSLSDGTFTGSAVDTRWGPVQVQIVVADGTITDVTVPVYPVNNHRDVEINQQALPILIEETTSAQSAQIDMVSGATVTSQGYIQSLQEAIDQARQS
- a CDS encoding ferredoxin reductase family protein, whose protein sequence is MPRWWRDATAASLWGLVLAVTGLWVHDGGVTDVGSPGAMFTSAGRLTGLWASALMLAQVILMARVPVIERAWGQDGLTRLHRWVGFTSFALLLTHIVTITIGYADADPGLLWHTIVDLTLDYPGVLLAVAGTVCLVLVVVTSFRAARRRLRYESWHLIHLYGYLGAGLVLPHQLWTGQEFLQSSAATVFWWALWILCAAAVLIYRIGVPLWRSMRSHLRVAGVRWEGPTTLTVTVHGPRVGSLRAQPGQFFWWRLCTPSGASRAHPFSLSAAPTAHTLRFTAEIVGDGTRELTTVRPGTRVLVEGPYGRLHPGVRRHRKALLMGAGIGIAPIRALLEGLEADPGDITVIYRTRRADRAVLHNELGALAHRRGAGYVTVDGHRNTERASWLPARAANWGDAQALRHLCPDIAERDVYICGPPEWMAAVRSAARQAGAAPDSLHCEYFEI